The genomic window TTGCGTGCGCGTGTCGGCGCGGTCATCGTGCGCGACAAGAACATCCTGGCCACCGGGTACAACGGATCGCCAGCCGGCTTGCCCCACTGCACCGAGGCAGGTTGCCTCGTCTACAAATCGCAAACCCCCAGCGGCGAGACCGAGGAGAACTGCTTTCGGACGATTCATGCGGAGATCAACGCCATTGCGCAGGCGGCGAAGAATGGCGCCGCCATTCGGGATGCGCACATCTACATCACCCACACGCCCTGCATCCACTGC from Candidatus Binatia bacterium includes these protein-coding regions:
- a CDS encoding cytidine/deoxycytidylate deaminase family protein, whose amino-acid sequence is MSERLSWDQYFMTITRQVAERSTCLRARVGAVIVRDKNILATGYNGSPAGLPHCTEAGCLVYKSQTPSGETEENCFRTIHAEINAIAQAAKNGAAIRDAHIYITHTPCIHCFKVLINTGIVRICYEKEYKLHTLEPLQQYAPQVQLERITLPERFGS